One region of Bacillota bacterium genomic DNA includes:
- a CDS encoding MBL fold metallo-hydrolase — protein MRHTSYGCVTVLYGYPDSKFPRCTSLLVAGKYPALIDPGAGVEVLGHLASRVATLLNTHCHYDHLRYNYLFRHAELLTNPQEFKRTNSLEDLAGVLGVDRYFGPGAARSWARRAALGSLPPSPFSSAGRYEWGLSTGWASGEYPMDVEFSLGDTTVIMVHAPGHSAGFCCPYFPREGVVYTADFDLTAFGPWYATADGDPEEFAASARRIAGIDAKVFVTGHQEGAVGAAEFRRRLKGYLSVIDQRDDKVIRFLEDGLGPEEMACRGLVYALKYQERDPWVRMYERLMIDRHLERVARLRPDLLSQDALARMLKSHGDHGSNPWL, from the coding sequence GTTACCCCGACAGCAAGTTCCCCAGGTGCACCTCCCTCTTGGTGGCGGGGAAGTACCCTGCCCTGATAGATCCTGGCGCGGGTGTCGAGGTACTGGGGCACCTGGCGTCAAGGGTTGCCACTTTGCTCAATACCCACTGCCACTACGACCACCTGCGCTATAACTACCTGTTCCGGCACGCAGAGCTCCTGACAAACCCCCAGGAGTTCAAGAGGACCAATTCCCTGGAGGACCTCGCAGGCGTGCTCGGAGTTGACCGCTACTTCGGCCCGGGCGCCGCGCGATCCTGGGCCCGGAGGGCCGCCCTGGGAAGCCTGCCGCCCTCCCCCTTCTCATCGGCGGGGCGATACGAGTGGGGCCTGTCAACAGGGTGGGCCAGTGGTGAGTATCCTATGGATGTCGAGTTCAGCCTTGGTGACACCACGGTCATCATGGTGCACGCCCCTGGGCACTCCGCAGGCTTCTGCTGCCCTTACTTCCCCCGGGAGGGAGTGGTCTACACGGCTGACTTCGATCTCACGGCCTTCGGGCCGTGGTATGCCACGGCAGACGGGGACCCGGAGGAGTTCGCCGCCAGCGCGCGCCGGATCGCGGGCATAGATGCGAAGGTGTTCGTGACGGGGCACCAAGAGGGCGCCGTCGGGGCGGCAGAGTTCCGCCGGAGACTCAAAGGGTATCTCTCCGTCATCGACCAGCGGGATGACAAGGTGATACGCTTCCTGGAAGATGGCTTGGGCCCAGAGGAAATGGCCTGCCGGGGGCTGGTCTACGCGCTGAAGTACCAGGAGAGGGATCCCTGGGTGAGAATGTACGAGCGCCTCATGATAGACAGGCACCTCGAAAGGGTGGCGAGATTGAGGCCGGATCTATTGAGCCAGGATGCTTTGGCCCGGATGCTCAAGTCCCATGGGGACCATGGGTCTAATCCCTGGCTCTAG